A section of the Jaculus jaculus isolate mJacJac1 chromosome 6, mJacJac1.mat.Y.cur, whole genome shotgun sequence genome encodes:
- the LOC101617159 gene encoding olfactory receptor 2AP1 has product MKNKTMLTEFILLGLTDVPGLQVVVFAFLFLAYVFCIIGNLTILILTLLDSHLHTPMYFFLRNFSFLEISFINITIPRVLISITTGNKSISFAGCFTQYFFFIFLGATEFYLLAAMSYDRYVAICKPLHYMAIMSNRACTQLVLCSWLAGLMVIIPPITLMSQQDFCASNRLNHYFCDFEPLRAASCSDTGLIEKVVFLVASVTLVVTLLLVILSYTFIIRTILKLPSAQQRTKAFSTCSSHMIVISLSYGSCFFIYIKPSTKEGGTFNKQVALLFTSIAPLLNPFIYTLRNQQVKQAFKDTVKKLVNL; this is encoded by the coding sequence atgaaaaataaaaccatgttGACTGAGTTCATCCTTCTGGGCCTAACAGATGTCCCTGGACTGCAAGTGgtggtttttgcttttcttttcctggcCTATGTATTCTGCATCATTGGGAACCTGACCATCCTCATCCTCACCTTGCTGGACTCCCACCTTCACACACCCATGTATTTCTTTCTCCGCAACTTCTCCTTCTTAGAAATTTCTTTCATAAACATCACCATTCCCAGGGTCCTGATCAGCATTACAACAGGGAACAAGAGCATTAGCTTTGCTGGCTGCTTCactcagtatttctttttcatattccTTGGTGCAACAGAGTTTTATCTTCTGGCGGCCATGTCCTATGATCGCTACGTGGCCATCTGCAAGCCTCTGCATTACATGGCTATCATGAGCAACAGAGCCTGCACCCAGCTGGTTCTCTGCTCTTGGCTGGCTGGGTTGATGGTTATTATACCACCAATCACTTTGATGAGTCAGCAGGACTTTTGTGCATCCAACAGGCTAAATCACTATTTCTGTGACTTTGAGCCTCTTCGAGCAGCCTCGTGCTCAGACACAGGCCTCATAGAGAAGGTTGtctttcttgtggcatctgtgaCCCTGGTGGTCACCCTGTTGCTAGTGATTCTCTCCTATACGTTCATCATCAGGACCATTCTCAAGCTCCCCTCAGCGCAGCAAAGGACAAAAGCCTTTTCCACCTGTTCATCCCATATGATTGTCATCTCACTCTCTTATGGAAGCTGCTTCTTCATTTATATTAAGCCTTCAACGAAAGAAGGGGGTACGTTCAACAAACAAGTAGCTCTACTCTTTACTTCCATTGCCCCTTTGTTGAACCCCTTCATTTATACCCTAAGGAATCAACAGGTAAAACAAGCATTCAAAGATACGGTCAAAAAGCTTGTGAATCTTTAA